One genomic region from Erythrobacter mangrovi encodes:
- a CDS encoding PepSY domain-containing protein, giving the protein MRLNRVLMSFAAVALVPTVAFAAVDGEQDQAPEAEAKKEKPKRICRQIRNTGFRTASRICKTQEQWDAQDRAINGEELDIKTGNFSGRTIGR; this is encoded by the coding sequence ATGAGATTGAATCGTGTCCTAATGTCCTTTGCCGCAGTTGCGCTTGTGCCTACCGTTGCTTTTGCAGCAGTGGACGGTGAGCAGGACCAAGCACCCGAAGCGGAAGCTAAGAAAGAAAAGCCGAAGCGGATCTGCCGCCAAATCCGAAACACCGGGTTTCGAACTGCTTCGCGGATATGCAAGACCCAAGAGCAATGGGATGCTCAGGATCGAGCAATCAATGGCGAAGAGTTAGATATCAAGACTGGTAATTTCTCCGGCCGCACAATCGGTCGATGA
- the nrdR gene encoding transcriptional regulator NrdR, translating to MRCPFCAHDDSQVKDSRPTEDNTSIRRRRQCSSCGGRFTTFERVQLREVTVVKSGDRREPFDRGKLEQSITLACRKRDIPQERIDQLVSGIQRQVETAGEAEVSSQRIGEMVMNGLRQLDSVAYIRFASVYRDFSEARDFEEFASTVQEAAKSG from the coding sequence ATGCGCTGTCCCTTCTGTGCGCATGACGACAGCCAGGTAAAGGACAGTCGGCCGACCGAGGACAACACCTCGATCCGCCGCCGGCGCCAGTGCTCAAGCTGCGGCGGACGCTTCACGACATTCGAACGCGTACAATTGCGCGAGGTGACCGTGGTCAAGAGCGGCGACCGTCGCGAGCCCTTCGATCGGGGTAAACTGGAGCAGTCGATCACTCTCGCTTGCCGCAAGCGTGATATTCCGCAAGAGCGCATCGACCAACTCGTCTCGGGAATCCAGCGGCAGGTCGAAACCGCAGGCGAAGCGGAAGTCTCATCGCAGCGCATAGGCGAAATGGTCATGAACGGGCTGCGACAGCTCGACAGCGTCGCCTATATTCGTTTTGCCAGCGTCTATCGCGACTTCAGCGAGGCGCGTGACTTCGAAGAGTTCGCCAGCACCGTGCAGGAAGCGGCGAAGAGTGGCTGA
- the rpiB gene encoding ribose 5-phosphate isomerase B, with protein MRIAIASDHAAVDLKDELREWLIEQGHQVADLGPETKDSVDYPDYGYKLASVVADGTAERGVALCGSGIGISISVNRNPAVRCALVSEPLSASLAREHNDANCIAMGARLTGSDMAKACLAAFLETEFAGGRHQRRVDKLSNPET; from the coding sequence ATGAGAATCGCCATTGCCTCTGACCATGCCGCAGTCGACCTCAAGGACGAGCTGCGCGAATGGCTGATCGAACAGGGCCACCAGGTTGCCGATCTGGGCCCGGAGACGAAGGACAGCGTCGATTATCCCGATTACGGCTACAAGCTGGCATCGGTCGTGGCCGACGGCACTGCTGAGCGCGGCGTGGCCTTGTGCGGTTCAGGAATCGGCATTTCCATCTCGGTGAACCGCAACCCGGCCGTGCGCTGTGCGCTGGTGTCGGAACCACTTTCCGCCTCGCTTGCTCGCGAGCACAATGATGCCAACTGCATCGCGATGGGCGCGCGCCTGACAGGCAGCGACATGGCCAAGGCCTGCCTGGCCGCATTCCTCGAAACCGAATTCGCCGGCGGCCGTCACCAGCGCCGTGTCGACAAGCTATCCAACCCGGAGACCTGA
- a CDS encoding M20/M25/M40 family metallo-hydrolase, with product MRNWVHLIASMLVALALAIFATTPPSPTSPSNDPAEASAERTFEQVERIASEPHPTGSPANDRVRAYLIAQLESMGLEVKTTSGSLGPDALKKLAHWRGEQTAAPTEFVNVIGVMKGADPNLPAIGLMAHYDSVWGSPGAADDAAGVASILETVRALAAEGSPRRDVVVILTDAEELGLEGAWHFFKTDPLAERIGALINLEARGGGGIASMFQTGPGNREGVELYANTVDRPAASSLAAFLYSVLPNDTDLTAALERGGYTAYNIAFIGRSGLYHSPLATPGNLDRGALNHMLAQTHSLARALVNAEQLPQPTTDAVFFDAFGIVTLVYAPWLGWVVLVLAALGYASGYRATKAKDGSVLWGAGRTILLLLGGGVLLYGLNLLSGAGVGAGYYDRLAAIPKLTGMAALAVLSAAVLIWGGKKHGPKARLGAAVPLLLIALAGQWIAPTAAYFIVIPLMLAGLVEAVIARAGDPLGRSAAGVVTALVVGYLLALGWQIMQGVGPSMPFAVVLPAALAVVALLPLWPAQKRPRLVAGVLLAAAIGLALWVRFDPVPPTVAVYSSLKPS from the coding sequence ATGCGAAACTGGGTCCATCTTATTGCCTCGATGCTGGTTGCCTTGGCGCTTGCCATTTTCGCGACCACTCCTCCCTCACCAACTTCGCCAAGCAACGATCCTGCCGAAGCCTCGGCCGAGCGAACTTTCGAGCAGGTCGAGCGCATCGCGAGTGAGCCCCATCCAACGGGTTCTCCCGCCAATGACCGGGTACGGGCTTACCTAATTGCCCAACTCGAAAGCATGGGGCTCGAGGTAAAGACGACTTCCGGCTCGCTGGGTCCAGACGCGCTGAAGAAATTGGCGCACTGGCGTGGTGAACAGACGGCGGCACCGACCGAGTTCGTCAATGTCATCGGCGTGATGAAAGGTGCCGACCCAAACCTGCCCGCGATCGGCTTGATGGCGCATTATGACAGTGTCTGGGGGTCGCCCGGGGCTGCCGACGACGCGGCAGGCGTGGCGTCCATCCTTGAAACTGTCAGGGCACTAGCTGCAGAAGGTAGTCCGCGCCGCGACGTCGTGGTTATCCTGACCGATGCGGAAGAGCTTGGGCTGGAAGGCGCATGGCACTTCTTCAAGACCGACCCGCTAGCCGAACGCATTGGCGCTCTGATCAACCTTGAAGCCCGCGGCGGCGGCGGGATCGCGAGCATGTTCCAGACGGGCCCAGGCAATCGGGAGGGCGTTGAACTCTACGCGAACACAGTCGATCGCCCTGCAGCGTCGTCGCTTGCCGCCTTTCTCTACTCCGTGCTCCCGAATGACACCGATCTGACGGCGGCTCTCGAACGAGGCGGTTATACGGCCTACAACATCGCCTTCATCGGGCGATCGGGCCTTTACCATTCACCGCTGGCGACACCCGGTAATCTCGATCGCGGCGCGCTCAATCATATGCTCGCCCAGACACATTCGCTCGCACGCGCACTCGTCAATGCGGAGCAATTGCCGCAACCAACGACGGATGCAGTTTTCTTCGATGCGTTCGGGATTGTAACACTCGTTTACGCACCGTGGCTTGGTTGGGTCGTGCTGGTACTTGCTGCCCTTGGCTATGCCTCTGGGTATCGCGCGACGAAGGCGAAAGACGGCAGCGTCCTTTGGGGTGCAGGGCGCACGATACTGCTGCTGCTCGGTGGCGGCGTCCTGCTCTATGGTCTCAACCTGCTATCAGGCGCGGGGGTTGGCGCCGGGTACTACGATCGCCTTGCCGCCATCCCGAAGCTCACGGGGATGGCTGCACTTGCTGTCTTGTCCGCCGCAGTCCTGATTTGGGGCGGGAAGAAGCACGGGCCGAAGGCGCGGCTAGGCGCGGCTGTACCCTTGCTGCTTATCGCCCTCGCAGGGCAATGGATCGCCCCGACGGCAGCCTATTTCATCGTGATCCCACTTATGCTGGCAGGGCTTGTCGAGGCGGTAATTGCCCGCGCAGGAGATCCTCTGGGCAGGTCGGCCGCAGGCGTAGTGACAGCGTTGGTGGTAGGTTACCTGCTCGCATTGGGGTGGCAGATCATGCAGGGCGTGGGTCCAAGCATGCCGTTTGCCGTCGTGCTGCCAGCCGCTCTTGCGGTTGTCGCTCTATTGCCGTTGTGGCCCGCGCAAAAACGCCCGCGACTGGTCGCGGGCGTCTTGCTTGCTGCCGCCATCGGCTTGGCCTTGTGGGTGCGCTTCGACCCGGTGCCGCCGA
- a CDS encoding chorismate mutase, giving the protein MDDTFKLPDDCTDMREVRTGVDRTDRELMDLLDRRFGYMRAAARIKSDRNVVRDEARKAEVVANAAKDATMRGLPGERIAQIWDMLVECSIDFELDEWDRLRP; this is encoded by the coding sequence ATGGACGACACTTTCAAACTTCCCGATGATTGCACCGACATGCGCGAAGTCCGCACCGGTGTCGACAGGACGGATCGCGAGTTGATGGACTTGCTCGATCGCCGCTTCGGCTACATGCGCGCCGCCGCGCGGATCAAGAGTGACCGAAACGTAGTACGTGACGAAGCCCGCAAGGCTGAGGTTGTGGCCAATGCGGCCAAGGATGCAACGATGCGGGGACTGCCGGGTGAACGGATTGCTCAGATCTGGGATATGCTGGTCGAATGTTCGATTGATTTCGAACTAGACGAATGGGACCGCCTGCGTCCTTGA
- the glyA gene encoding serine hydroxymethyltransferase, with protein sequence MDRFWHDTLAEADPEIYAAVRKELKRQQDKIELIASENIASTAVLEATGSVFTNKYAEGYPGKRYYGGCHYADVVETLAIERAKQLFGCNFANVQPNSGSQMNQAVFLALLQPGDTFMGLDLNSGGHLTHGSPVNMSGKWFNPVSYGVRKEDERIDMDEVMAIAKANMPKLIIAGGTAYSRVWDWDGFRKVADEVGAYLMVDMSHISGLVAGGAHPSPFPYAHIVTTTTHKSLRGPRSGVILWDDEALTKPLNMAVFPGLQGGPLMHVVAAKAVAFGEALRPDFKEYAHRVVENARALAASLEANGLRVVSGGTDNHSMLVDLTAKDVTGKDAEKGLDRAWLTCNKNGIPYDTRSPFVTSGVRLGTPAGTTRGFGPAEFTQVGALIAEVVDGLSRNGPEGDGQVEERVRGKVTELCAAFPVYPGR encoded by the coding sequence ATGGACCGCTTCTGGCACGATACGCTGGCCGAAGCCGATCCGGAAATCTACGCCGCCGTCCGCAAGGAATTGAAGCGCCAACAGGACAAGATCGAATTGATCGCGAGCGAAAACATCGCGTCAACTGCGGTGCTTGAAGCAACCGGCTCGGTCTTCACCAACAAGTACGCCGAAGGCTACCCGGGCAAGCGCTACTATGGCGGCTGCCATTATGCCGATGTGGTCGAAACGCTGGCAATTGAACGCGCCAAGCAACTGTTTGGATGCAATTTTGCTAATGTTCAGCCCAACTCAGGCAGCCAGATGAACCAGGCCGTGTTCCTGGCGCTGCTACAGCCGGGCGACACCTTCATGGGGCTCGATCTCAATTCGGGCGGCCACCTCACGCACGGATCGCCCGTCAACATGAGCGGCAAGTGGTTCAACCCGGTCAGCTACGGTGTTCGCAAGGAAGACGAGCGGATCGACATGGATGAGGTCATGGCCATCGCCAAGGCGAACATGCCCAAGTTGATCATCGCCGGTGGAACCGCCTATTCGCGGGTTTGGGATTGGGACGGCTTCCGCAAGGTTGCCGACGAAGTCGGTGCTTACCTTATGGTCGACATGAGCCATATCTCGGGCCTTGTGGCTGGTGGCGCGCACCCTTCCCCCTTCCCCTACGCCCATATTGTCACCACCACCACGCACAAGTCGCTCCGCGGTCCCCGTTCCGGTGTCATCCTGTGGGACGATGAAGCGCTGACCAAGCCCCTCAACATGGCCGTATTCCCCGGCTTGCAGGGCGGTCCGCTGATGCACGTTGTCGCGGCAAAGGCGGTTGCCTTTGGTGAAGCGCTGCGTCCCGATTTCAAGGAATACGCACACCGCGTGGTAGAGAACGCTCGCGCGCTTGCCGCCAGCCTCGAAGCCAACGGACTGCGCGTTGTGTCCGGGGGCACCGATAACCACTCGATGCTGGTCGACCTGACCGCCAAGGACGTGACTGGGAAGGACGCCGAAAAGGGGCTCGATCGCGCCTGGCTGACCTGCAACAAGAACGGCATCCCCTACGACACGCGCAGTCCATTCGTGACCAGCGGGGTGCGGCTGGGTACTCCGGCAGGCACGACGCGGGGGTTTGGCCCGGCGGAGTTCACGCAGGTTGGCGCGCTCATTGCAGAAGTGGTAGATGGACTGTCGCGCAACGGCCCCGAAGGTGATGGCCAGGTTGAGGAGCGTGTGCGCGGCAAGGTTACCGAATTGTGCGCAGCTTTCCCGGTTTACCCGGGACGCTGA
- a CDS encoding alpha/beta hydrolase family protein — translation MKNYFRAAAAASLGFVFIAPVSPVSAETAEETAATFGVRQSILDISLSPSGRRIAFVGSGPAHTETLNIIDLDGDLTVKPIFNVTEINSDLVSCEWATDERLVCRLHFIDNSQGQLLGFTRVIALDADGNNPVLLTSRSSSRSLVLRQNGGSIVALDSPDGKGRILMTKQAVEERSVGTRFANTKNGLGVDSIDVESGKSRTVEAPDPAAAGYLADENGRIRMLVRQPDEGSTGYVGNRLIFFYRGLANDEWHKLSDIEVNSQKRTGLYPLAVDSGLNVAYAFDDIGGFDALVEVPLDGSSDGRVLLARDDVDVDHLVRIGRQRRVIGASYATEKRAVEYFDSDIAALARGLSKALPGTPLIDIVGASTDESRLLIIASSDTDAGTVYLLDRKTNELNEILPVRRFLEGRAMGKVVPISYPARDGTEIPGYLTLPPGSDGKGLPGIVLPHGGPSARDEWGFDWLVQFFVARGYAVLQPNYRGSAGYGEAWFGKNGFQAWPTAIGDVNDAGRWLVSQGIVRADQLAIVGWSYGGYAALQAQVLDPELFHAVVAIAPVTDLPEMREYARGYTNARLVSAFLGEGPHLTEGSPARHAEAFRAPVLLFHGTLDQNVNVQQSRIMANRLRAAAKSVEYVEYEDLAHSLSDSKARTNMLQRIDEFLGSELGSSAN, via the coding sequence TTGAAAAACTATTTCCGCGCCGCAGCCGCTGCATCGCTTGGCTTTGTCTTCATTGCACCGGTGAGTCCTGTTTCAGCGGAAACAGCGGAAGAGACTGCTGCGACTTTTGGCGTCAGGCAATCGATCCTCGATATCTCCCTCTCACCTTCTGGCAGGCGGATCGCATTCGTCGGGTCAGGTCCTGCTCACACCGAAACCCTCAATATCATCGATCTCGACGGCGACTTGACAGTCAAACCGATTTTCAACGTTACAGAGATCAATAGTGACCTAGTCTCTTGTGAATGGGCCACCGACGAGCGGCTCGTGTGCCGCCTGCACTTTATCGACAACTCGCAAGGTCAGTTGCTGGGTTTCACGCGCGTTATTGCGCTTGATGCGGACGGCAATAACCCGGTGCTGCTTACGTCTCGTTCGAGTTCCCGCTCGCTCGTGCTACGCCAGAACGGAGGCAGCATTGTCGCCCTCGATTCCCCAGACGGGAAAGGGCGAATTCTAATGACGAAGCAGGCCGTTGAAGAGCGATCGGTTGGTACACGCTTCGCCAACACGAAGAACGGTCTCGGCGTTGATTCGATCGACGTCGAGAGCGGCAAGAGCCGAACAGTTGAGGCGCCAGACCCTGCCGCAGCAGGATATCTCGCGGATGAGAACGGACGTATTCGCATGTTGGTCCGTCAACCGGATGAGGGGAGCACCGGCTATGTCGGCAATCGTCTGATATTCTTCTATCGTGGTTTGGCAAACGATGAGTGGCACAAATTGTCCGACATTGAGGTCAACTCTCAAAAGAGGACAGGGCTTTATCCGCTGGCGGTAGATTCCGGCCTCAACGTGGCATATGCGTTCGATGACATTGGCGGCTTTGATGCGCTTGTCGAAGTCCCGCTTGACGGTTCTAGCGACGGACGGGTGCTCCTTGCCCGCGACGACGTAGACGTCGATCACCTTGTGCGGATCGGCCGCCAACGGCGGGTAATTGGCGCTAGTTACGCAACGGAAAAGCGGGCGGTCGAGTATTTCGACTCGGACATTGCCGCGTTGGCGAGGGGGCTCAGCAAGGCTCTGCCGGGGACGCCCCTGATCGATATTGTTGGGGCCAGCACCGATGAATCCCGTCTACTAATCATCGCATCCAGCGATACCGATGCGGGTACCGTCTATCTGCTGGACAGGAAAACCAACGAGCTGAATGAGATCCTTCCCGTGCGCCGCTTCCTTGAAGGGAGGGCCATGGGCAAGGTTGTTCCAATTTCCTATCCGGCGCGCGATGGAACCGAAATTCCCGGCTACCTTACCCTACCGCCCGGCTCGGATGGAAAGGGCCTACCGGGAATTGTACTGCCACACGGTGGGCCGAGCGCACGCGACGAATGGGGCTTTGACTGGCTTGTGCAATTCTTCGTGGCTCGGGGCTATGCGGTCCTGCAGCCAAACTACCGTGGCTCGGCGGGTTATGGCGAAGCATGGTTCGGCAAGAACGGCTTCCAAGCCTGGCCGACCGCGATTGGCGATGTAAACGACGCAGGTCGCTGGTTGGTTTCGCAAGGGATCGTGCGGGCCGACCAGCTGGCGATCGTTGGCTGGTCCTACGGTGGATACGCCGCTTTGCAGGCGCAGGTATTGGACCCCGAACTATTTCATGCAGTGGTAGCGATTGCTCCGGTCACAGATCTGCCGGAAATGCGGGAGTATGCGCGCGGCTATACCAATGCGCGGCTTGTCTCGGCTTTTCTTGGAGAAGGTCCGCATTTGACTGAAGGAAGCCCCGCGCGCCACGCCGAAGCATTCCGTGCTCCGGTCCTGCTATTCCACGGCACTCTCGACCAGAACGTGAATGTTCAGCAATCGCGGATCATGGCAAATCGCCTGAGGGCGGCGGCAAAGTCGGTCGAGTATGTTGAATACGAGGATCTCGCTCACTCCCTTTCGGACAGCAAAGCACGTACCAATATGCTTCAGAGGATCGACGAGTTCCTCGGATCGGAACTCGGCTCCTCGGCGAACTGA
- the rpsD gene encoding 30S ribosomal protein S4, protein MTKRTSAKYKLDRRMGENIWGRPNSPVNKRSYGPGQHGQRRKGKMSDFGLQLRAKQKLKGYYGDVTEKQFKRTYIEASRMKGDTGQNLIGLLEQRLDMVVYRAKFAPTIFSARQVVSHGHIYVNGVKCNIASRRVKVGDVISLGKKAQEMALVIEAQSLPERDIPDYVAPDGNDKVTFTRVPKLDEVPYPVTMEPNLVVEFYSR, encoded by the coding sequence ATGACGAAGCGCACCAGCGCCAAGTACAAGCTCGACCGCCGGATGGGCGAAAACATCTGGGGTCGCCCGAATTCGCCCGTCAACAAGCGTTCCTACGGCCCGGGCCAGCACGGCCAGCGCCGCAAGGGCAAGATGAGCGACTTCGGCCTCCAGCTGCGCGCCAAGCAGAAGCTCAAGGGCTACTACGGCGACGTGACCGAGAAGCAGTTCAAGCGCACCTACATCGAAGCCTCGCGCATGAAGGGCGACACCGGCCAGAACCTGATCGGCCTGCTCGAGCAGCGCCTCGACATGGTCGTCTATCGCGCCAAGTTTGCGCCGACCATCTTCTCGGCTCGCCAGGTCGTTTCGCACGGCCACATCTACGTCAACGGCGTGAAGTGCAATATCGCGAGCCGCCGCGTGAAGGTTGGTGACGTGATCAGCCTCGGCAAGAAGGCGCAGGAAATGGCGCTGGTCATCGAAGCGCAGAGCCTGCCCGAGCGCGACATCCCCGACTACGTGGCGCCCGACGGCAACGACAAGGTGACCTTCACCCGCGTGCCGAAGCTCGACGAAGTACCCTACCCGGTGACCATGGAACCGAACCTGGTCGTCGAGTTCTACTCGCGCTGA
- a CDS encoding RNA methyltransferase has protein sequence MAETLKPVVVLIRPQLGENIGKAARAMLNFGLTEMRLVEPRDGWPNPSAGPAAAGADIVLEQARVYSTTAEAVADCAHVYATTVRKRGVTKPVLTPEEASREIVGNAGRSAFLFGPERSGLETEDVALARAIVTVPINPEFGSLNLAQAVILCAYEWSKNQQLVQPTQEERLPPAPQEELEGLIDHLERMLVPKGYFLPSARADATRRTLRGVLTKPGWNHLEVRTLRGVLSSLEREPRKLG, from the coding sequence GTGGCTGAAACGCTTAAGCCAGTCGTCGTCCTGATCCGTCCGCAACTTGGCGAGAATATCGGCAAGGCGGCGCGGGCGATGCTCAATTTCGGGCTAACCGAGATGCGCCTGGTCGAACCGCGCGATGGCTGGCCCAACCCGTCTGCCGGACCTGCGGCAGCCGGAGCGGATATCGTGCTCGAACAGGCCAGGGTCTATTCGACAACCGCCGAAGCCGTGGCAGACTGCGCCCATGTCTATGCCACAACGGTTCGCAAGCGCGGCGTGACCAAACCAGTACTCACGCCCGAGGAGGCTTCGCGCGAGATAGTTGGGAACGCCGGGCGCAGCGCCTTCCTGTTCGGTCCTGAGAGATCTGGACTGGAGACGGAGGACGTGGCGTTGGCTCGGGCCATAGTGACGGTGCCGATCAATCCCGAGTTCGGCTCGCTAAACCTCGCCCAAGCCGTGATCCTGTGCGCCTACGAGTGGTCCAAGAACCAGCAATTGGTGCAGCCAACGCAGGAAGAGCGGCTTCCCCCGGCACCGCAAGAGGAACTCGAGGGCCTCATCGACCATCTCGAACGAATGCTCGTGCCTAAGGGCTATTTCCTGCCCTCGGCACGGGCCGACGCAACCCGGCGAACCCTGCGCGGAGTGCTGACCAAACCGGGCTGGAACCACCTCGAGGTGCGCACGCTGCGCGGCGTACTGAGCTCGCTGGAACGCGAGCCCCGGAAGTTAGGATAG
- a CDS encoding M50 family metallopeptidase gives MSENRNPIVAPARWGLPYSEDQSNAVIKREQTYILAFAVLTILAWQTEFGTLALMPFTLLSTWWHEMAHGLTAAALGADFERLVIFANGSGYAESSGRLWAVGQAIVSAAGLLGPSLAGSLMIIASRSRRATRLVLLGLGAALLISTLIWVRSLTGWIVLPIFGLAAFAIALRGTEKWQRIAVEFLGVQGAISVYQHIGYLFSPGGVVDGQIVRSDTGQIADALFLPYWVWGGLITAAILAMVWKALQIAARI, from the coding sequence ATGAGCGAAAACCGGAATCCGATCGTGGCTCCCGCCAGATGGGGTCTTCCTTATTCCGAGGACCAGTCGAATGCCGTGATCAAGCGCGAACAGACCTATATCCTTGCCTTCGCAGTGCTGACCATCCTTGCATGGCAAACCGAGTTCGGCACCTTGGCGCTGATGCCCTTTACGTTGCTTTCGACATGGTGGCACGAAATGGCTCACGGCCTGACCGCGGCCGCGCTCGGTGCCGATTTTGAGCGGCTTGTGATCTTTGCCAACGGGTCGGGCTATGCCGAAAGTTCCGGCAGGCTATGGGCAGTTGGACAGGCGATCGTTTCTGCGGCGGGCTTGCTGGGGCCGAGCCTCGCAGGATCGTTGATGATCATCGCTTCGCGTTCGCGCAGGGCCACGCGCCTGGTCTTGCTGGGCCTTGGAGCCGCGCTTCTGATCAGCACATTGATTTGGGTACGGTCATTGACCGGTTGGATCGTGCTGCCGATCTTCGGTCTTGCCGCATTTGCCATTGCGCTTCGCGGTACCGAGAAATGGCAGCGCATTGCCGTCGAATTCCTGGGCGTGCAGGGCGCGATCAGCGTCTATCAGCACATCGGGTATCTGTTCAGTCCCGGCGGGGTTGTGGATGGACAGATCGTCCGTTCCGACACCGGACAGATCGCCGATGCATTGTTTTTGCCCTACTGGGTGTGGGGCGGCCTGATCACCGCAGCGATCCTCGCCATGGTGTGGAAGGCGTTGCAGATCGCGGCACGTATCTGA